One stretch of Prinia subflava isolate CZ2003 ecotype Zambia chromosome 19, Cam_Psub_1.2, whole genome shotgun sequence DNA includes these proteins:
- the LOC134560353 gene encoding derlin-2-like isoform X2, which produces MAYQGFAQEYLGMPAVTRAYTTACVLTTAAVLEFITPFQLYFNPDLIFRKFQIWRLITNFLFFGPLGFSFFFNMIFLYRYCRMLEEGSFRGRTADFVFMFLFGGFLMTLFGLFASLFFLGQAFTIMLVYVWSRRNPYIRMNFFGLLNFQAPFLPWVLMGFSLLLGNSIIIDLLGIAVGHIYYFLEDVFPNQPGGKKLLLTPGFLKMVFDTPEEDPNYNPLPEDHPEHQPGDRDQNEQQHPQ; this is translated from the exons ATGGCGTACCAGGGCTTCGCGCAGGAGTACCTGGGCATGCCCGCCGTGACCCGCGCATACACCACCGCCTGCGTGCTCACCACCGCCGCCGTg ctggagtTCATCACCCCCTTCCAGCTGTACTTCAACCCCGACCTCATCTTCAGGAAGTTCCAG ATATGGAGGCTGATCACCAACTTCCTCTTTTTTGGGCCCCTGGgattcagtttctttttcaacATGATATTTCT ATACAGGTACTGCCGCATGCTAGAAGAGGGCTCCTTCCGAGGGAGGACGGCTGACTTTGTCTTCATGTTCCTCTTCGGAGGCTTTCTCATGACA CTGTTTGGACTCTTTGccagcctgtttttcctgggCCAGGCCTTCACCATCATGCTGGTGTACGTGTGGAGCCGCAGGAACCCGTACATCCGCATGAACTTCTTTGGGCTTCTTAACTTCCAAGCCCCCTTCCTGCCCTGGGTCCTGATGGGAttctctctgctcctgggcAACTCCATCATCATCGATTTGCTGG GGATTGCAGTGGGTCATATCTATTATTTCTTGGAAGATGTTTTCCCCaatcagcctggaggaaagaagTTGCTGTTAACCCCTGGCTTTCT GAAGATGGTTTTTGACACACCTGAAGAGGATCCCAATTACAACCCTCTCCCCGAGGATCATCCAGAGCACCAGCCTGGAGACCGTGACCAGaatgagcagcagcatccacagTAA
- the LOC134560353 gene encoding derlin-2-like isoform X1, translated as MAYQGFAQEYLGMPAVTRAYTTACVLTTAAVQLEFITPFQLYFNPDLIFRKFQIWRLITNFLFFGPLGFSFFFNMIFLYRYCRMLEEGSFRGRTADFVFMFLFGGFLMTLFGLFASLFFLGQAFTIMLVYVWSRRNPYIRMNFFGLLNFQAPFLPWVLMGFSLLLGNSIIIDLLGIAVGHIYYFLEDVFPNQPGGKKLLLTPGFLKMVFDTPEEDPNYNPLPEDHPEHQPGDRDQNEQQHPQ; from the exons ATGGCGTACCAGGGCTTCGCGCAGGAGTACCTGGGCATGCCCGCCGTGACCCGCGCATACACCACCGCCTGCGTGCTCACCACCGCCGCCGTg cagctggagtTCATCACCCCCTTCCAGCTGTACTTCAACCCCGACCTCATCTTCAGGAAGTTCCAG ATATGGAGGCTGATCACCAACTTCCTCTTTTTTGGGCCCCTGGgattcagtttctttttcaacATGATATTTCT ATACAGGTACTGCCGCATGCTAGAAGAGGGCTCCTTCCGAGGGAGGACGGCTGACTTTGTCTTCATGTTCCTCTTCGGAGGCTTTCTCATGACA CTGTTTGGACTCTTTGccagcctgtttttcctgggCCAGGCCTTCACCATCATGCTGGTGTACGTGTGGAGCCGCAGGAACCCGTACATCCGCATGAACTTCTTTGGGCTTCTTAACTTCCAAGCCCCCTTCCTGCCCTGGGTCCTGATGGGAttctctctgctcctgggcAACTCCATCATCATCGATTTGCTGG GGATTGCAGTGGGTCATATCTATTATTTCTTGGAAGATGTTTTCCCCaatcagcctggaggaaagaagTTGCTGTTAACCCCTGGCTTTCT GAAGATGGTTTTTGACACACCTGAAGAGGATCCCAATTACAACCCTCTCCCCGAGGATCATCCAGAGCACCAGCCTGGAGACCGTGACCAGaatgagcagcagcatccacagTAA